ATACTTCGGCTTACCTCGACTTCGCTACTTCGACTGCGCTCAGCACAAGTCGGCACAAGTGCGAGAGTACAAGTTCCCAATTACCGACCTCCACAGATATCATAAGTGTTTAAACGGACATGATATGAGAAAGGAGTAGCCTATCCTTATTTCCGATTTCAGAAGAGTAAAGCGATGAATTCTCCATTTCCTGGAATGAATCCTTATCTAGAAAATCCTGTTTTTTGGGCAGAAGTACATCATCGATTGATTACAGCCATAGCAGATAATATTGAGGAAAATATTCCCCCACAATACAGAGTTGCTATTGAACAACGTACTTATTTAAGTGATGACTCCGATTCTGTATTGGTTGGTATATATCTGACTATATTTTTGTTATTTAAACTTCATACCTGATGTTGCTGTTTTTTCTCAACAAACATTACCTCAGCCAAAGGACGAAGAAGCCAAAACTGCTGTAAC
Above is a window of Nostoc sp. UHCC 0702 DNA encoding:
- a CDS encoding DUF4058 family protein is translated as MNSPFPGMNPYLENPVFWAEVHHRLITAIADNIEENIPPQYRVAIEQRTYLSDDSDSVLVGIYLTIFLLFKLHT